In the genome of Tropicibacter oceani, one region contains:
- a CDS encoding MFS transporter → MAQPSHRKRIWGWFFFDWASQPYNTLLITFIFGPYVGQLIGDGSRAQAAWGFGIAAAGIVIALLAPILGAMADTGGNRLRWIWLFSGLYVVGSGMLWFAAPTNFDLFQTLFFFALGLIGMEFATIFTNAMLPDLGSREEIGRISGNGWAFGYLGGLLTLVIMLAFFAESPETGLTYAKLNPLFGLDAEAREGTRFVGPLTAIWYAIFMIPFFLWVRDPRSAPAPKGAVRKALQTLWRNIRHLPRHPSRFAYLASSMFYRDALNGMYTFGGIYAVGVLGWTVVDTAVFGILAIISGAVFAMIGGHCDSAFGPKPVIKVCVIILMGVAIGIVTIQPGSVLGIQVGADSTLPDVAFYVFGAIIGAAGGVIQSASRTMMVRQADPAHITESFGLYALTGKATSFLAPLLIGVTTALTGSQQLGVSPLIALFAIGLLLLRWVQPDGD, encoded by the coding sequence CTTTGGCCCCTACGTGGGCCAGTTGATCGGCGATGGATCGCGGGCGCAGGCGGCCTGGGGCTTTGGCATCGCGGCCGCCGGCATCGTGATCGCCTTGCTGGCCCCGATCCTTGGCGCCATGGCCGATACCGGGGGCAACCGGCTGCGCTGGATCTGGCTGTTCTCGGGGCTTTACGTGGTTGGATCGGGCATGCTGTGGTTTGCCGCGCCGACGAATTTCGACCTGTTCCAGACGCTGTTCTTCTTTGCGCTTGGGCTGATCGGGATGGAGTTCGCGACGATCTTTACCAACGCCATGCTGCCCGATCTGGGCAGCCGCGAGGAAATCGGTCGAATTTCCGGCAACGGCTGGGCCTTTGGATATCTTGGCGGGCTGCTGACCCTGGTCATCATGCTGGCCTTCTTTGCCGAAAGCCCCGAAACCGGGCTGACCTATGCCAAGCTGAATCCCCTGTTCGGGCTGGATGCCGAAGCCCGCGAAGGCACCCGTTTTGTCGGTCCGCTGACCGCGATCTGGTACGCGATCTTCATGATCCCCTTTTTCCTGTGGGTGCGCGACCCGCGCAGCGCGCCCGCCCCAAAGGGCGCCGTCCGCAAGGCGCTGCAAACCCTGTGGCGCAATATCCGCCACCTGCCCCGCCATCCGTCGCGCTTTGCCTACCTGGCCTCAAGCATGTTCTACCGCGATGCGCTGAACGGCATGTATACCTTTGGCGGCATCTACGCGGTTGGCGTTCTGGGCTGGACCGTGGTCGACACCGCCGTCTTTGGCATCCTGGCCATCATTTCCGGCGCCGTCTTTGCCATGATCGGCGGCCATTGCGACAGCGCCTTTGGCCCCAAGCCGGTGATCAAGGTCTGCGTCATCATCCTGATGGGCGTGGCCATCGGCATCGTCACGATTCAGCCCGGTTCGGTCCTTGGCATTCAGGTCGGTGCAGACTCGACCTTGCCCGACGTGGCCTTTTACGTCTTCGGCGCGATCATCGGCGCGGCGGGCGGGGTGATCCAGTCTGCCTCGCGCACCATGATGGTCCGGCAGGCCGACCCGGCCCATATCACCGAATCCTTTGGTCTTTATGCCCTGACGGGCAAGGCCACCTCGTTCCTTGCCCCTTTGCTGATCGGTGTGACGACCGCGCTTACCGGATCGCAGCAATTGGGCGTTTCCCCGCTGATCGCCCTTTTCGCCATCGGGCTTCTTCTGCTACGCTGGGTGCAACCAGACGGAGATTGA
- the mepA gene encoding penicillin-insensitive murein endopeptidase produces MFRVLLTLSLVATLTACVGGGQGRDISGERIKAPAQPIDPVLSSKQAKQLFGAKASASAQPSAPFGSYSKGCQAGAAQLPETGPTWQAMRLSRNRNWGQPELVDFVQDLSRKAARQPGWKGLYVGDLSQPRGGPMLTGHASHQIGLDADIWMLPANDLNLTVQQRENISSISMRRSSGAYTNNNWTRAHHEIIKAAASDPRVARIFIFPGAKVQMCNDEKGDRAWLRKVRPWWGHHYHFHVRLNCPKGAKGCVDQSPPPAGDGCADAEQWVRNILNPPPPDPNAPAPKPKRELTLADLPGQCGQVLTSN; encoded by the coding sequence ATGTTCCGAGTGCTCTTGACCCTGTCCCTGGTCGCAACGCTGACCGCCTGTGTCGGCGGCGGGCAGGGGCGCGATATTTCCGGCGAAAGGATCAAGGCACCCGCGCAGCCGATTGATCCGGTCCTGTCGTCGAAACAGGCCAAACAACTGTTCGGCGCCAAGGCCAGTGCCTCGGCTCAGCCTTCCGCGCCGTTCGGGTCCTATTCCAAGGGCTGTCAGGCCGGGGCCGCCCAGCTGCCCGAAACCGGGCCGACCTGGCAGGCCATGCGCCTGTCGCGCAACCGTAACTGGGGCCAGCCCGAGCTGGTCGACTTTGTTCAGGACCTCAGCCGCAAGGCCGCGCGCCAGCCCGGCTGGAAGGGTCTCTATGTCGGCGATCTAAGCCAGCCGCGCGGCGGACCCATGCTGACCGGTCACGCCAGCCACCAGATCGGCCTTGATGCCGATATCTGGATGCTGCCTGCAAACGATCTGAACCTCACTGTCCAGCAGCGCGAGAACATCTCGTCCATCTCGATGCGCCGTTCGTCGGGCGCCTATACCAACAACAACTGGACCCGCGCCCATCACGAAATCATCAAGGCCGCCGCCAGCGACCCGCGCGTCGCCCGGATTTTCATCTTTCCCGGCGCCAAGGTGCAGATGTGCAACGATGAAAAGGGCGATCGCGCCTGGCTGCGCAAGGTGCGGCCATGGTGGGGACACCACTATCATTTCCACGTACGCCTGAACTGCCCCAAGGGCGCCAAAGGCTGCGTCGATCAAAGCCCGCCGCCCGCCGGGGATGGCTGCGCCGATGCCGAACAGTGGGTGCGCAACATCCTGAACCCGCCGCCGCCCGATCCCAACGCCCCTGCGCCCAAACCCAAGCGCGAACTGACCTTGGCGGACCTTCCCGGTCAATGCGGCCAGGTGCTGACCTCGAACTGA